Proteins from a genomic interval of Halopseudomonas litoralis:
- the nosZ gene encoding TAT-dependent nitrous-oxide reductase: MSDKPNNLPANPDQKGLSRRGFLGASAMTGAAVAATAFGGAVMSRETWAQAVTDAQKKAQAKIHVGPGELDTYYGFWSGGHQGEVRVYGVPSMRELMRIPVFNTDSATGYGLTNESRAVLGDGVKYLNGDCHHPHLSMTDGKYDGKYLFINDKANTRVARIRLDIMKTDKIITIPNVQAIHGLRLQKVPHTKYVFCNAEFIIPHPNDGKNFAIDDENSYTMYNAVDAETMEVAWQVIVDGNLDNTDADYTGRFAASTCYNSEKALDLGGTMRNERDWVVVFDVHAIEAEVKAGNFITLGDSKVPVVDGRKKDGQDSKVTRYIPVPKNPHGLNTTPDGKYFIANGKLSPTASVIAIDKLPDLFAGKFEDPRDVIVAEPELGLGPLHTTFDGRGNGYTTLFIDSQVVKWDIEASIRAYNGEDVNYIKQKLDVHYQPGHNHASLTETSEADGQWLVVLSKFSKDRFLPVGPLHPENDQLIDISGDEMILVHDGPTFAEPHDCIMARRDQIRTKKIWDRNDPYFAETVKMAEKDGINLTSDSKVIRDGNKVRVYMVSMAPAYGMNEFTVKQGDEVTVTITNIDQIEDVSHGFVMVNHGVSMEISPQQTSSITFTADKPGVYWYYCSWFCHALHMEMCGRMLVEPA, translated from the coding sequence ATGAGCGACAAACCCAACAACCTTCCGGCGAACCCGGATCAGAAAGGCCTGAGCCGGCGCGGCTTCCTCGGCGCCAGCGCGATGACCGGCGCTGCCGTGGCAGCCACTGCCTTCGGCGGCGCGGTAATGAGTCGTGAAACCTGGGCCCAGGCTGTCACCGATGCTCAGAAAAAAGCCCAGGCCAAGATCCACGTCGGCCCCGGCGAACTGGATACCTACTACGGCTTCTGGTCCGGCGGACACCAGGGTGAGGTCCGCGTCTACGGTGTACCGTCCATGCGCGAACTGATGCGTATCCCCGTATTCAACACCGACTCTGCCACCGGCTATGGCCTGACCAATGAAAGCCGCGCAGTGCTGGGTGACGGCGTGAAGTATCTCAACGGCGACTGCCACCACCCGCACCTGTCGATGACCGATGGTAAGTACGACGGCAAATACCTGTTCATCAACGACAAGGCCAACACCCGTGTCGCCCGTATCCGTCTGGACATCATGAAGACGGACAAGATCATTACCATCCCCAACGTACAGGCGATCCACGGCCTGCGTTTGCAGAAGGTGCCGCACACCAAGTACGTGTTCTGCAATGCCGAGTTCATCATTCCGCATCCGAACGATGGCAAGAACTTCGCCATCGATGACGAGAACAGTTACACCATGTACAACGCGGTGGATGCTGAGACCATGGAAGTTGCGTGGCAGGTCATCGTTGACGGCAACCTCGACAATACCGACGCTGACTACACCGGTCGTTTCGCCGCCTCCACCTGCTACAACTCGGAAAAGGCGCTGGATCTGGGCGGCACCATGCGTAACGAACGCGACTGGGTAGTCGTGTTTGACGTGCATGCCATCGAAGCTGAAGTCAAAGCCGGCAACTTCATCACCCTGGGTGATTCCAAGGTGCCTGTGGTTGATGGCCGTAAGAAAGATGGCCAGGACAGCAAGGTTACCCGTTACATTCCGGTACCCAAGAACCCCCACGGCCTGAACACCACGCCAGACGGCAAGTACTTCATCGCCAACGGCAAGCTGTCGCCAACTGCCTCGGTCATTGCCATCGATAAACTCCCCGACCTGTTTGCCGGCAAGTTCGAAGATCCGCGGGATGTGATCGTTGCCGAACCAGAACTGGGTCTAGGGCCGCTGCATACGACCTTTGATGGCCGCGGCAACGGCTATACCACGCTGTTCATCGACAGTCAGGTGGTCAAGTGGGACATCGAAGCATCCATCCGCGCCTATAACGGTGAAGACGTCAACTACATCAAGCAGAAGCTCGATGTGCACTACCAGCCCGGGCACAACCATGCTTCACTGACCGAAACCTCCGAAGCCGACGGCCAGTGGCTGGTCGTACTGAGCAAGTTCTCCAAGGACCGCTTCCTGCCAGTTGGCCCGCTGCACCCCGAGAACGATCAGTTGATCGATATCTCCGGAGATGAAATGATCCTGGTGCACGACGGCCCCACGTTCGCCGAACCGCACGACTGCATCATGGCCCGCCGTGACCAGATTCGCACCAAGAAGATCTGGGATCGTAATGACCCCTACTTTGCCGAAACCGTGAAGATGGCCGAGAAGGACGGTATCAACCTGACTTCCGACAGCAAGGTCATCCGCGACGGGAACAAGGTGCGCGTGTACATGGTCTCGATGGCACCGGCCTACGGTATGAACGAATTCACCGTCAAACAGGGCGATGAGGTCACGGTTACCATCACCAACATCGACCAGATCGAAGACGTCTCCCACGGCTTCGTCATGGTCAACCATGGTGTGAGCATGGAGATCAGCCCACAGCAGACCTCCTCCATTACCTTCACCGCTGACAAACCCGGTGTGTACTGGTATTACTGCAGCTGGTTCTGCCATGCGCTGCACATGGAAATGTGCGGGCGCATGCTGGTCGAGCCGGCCTGA
- a CDS encoding efflux RND transporter permease subunit: protein MSFNLSAWALRNRQIVLYFMLVLSVAGVLSYGELGQSEDPPFTFKAMVVRTNWPGATAEEVARQVSDRIEQKAMETGAYQQVVSYSRPGESTITFVALDSLDSREIPELWYQLRKKIGDIQHTLPPDIVGPFFNDEFGTTFGNIYALTGDGFDYALLKDYAERLQLQLQRITDVGKVELIGVQEEKVWIELSNVKLATLGLPLAAVQQALQEQNALREAGFFETADERVRLRVSGQFETVEQIRQFPIRVGDRTFRIGDIADVRRGFNDPMAPRMRFMEQDALGLAVSMKAGGDILALGQTLETEFDRMRQTLPVGLQLHKVSDQPEAVRESVGEFVKVLAEAVIIVLLVSFFSLGLRTGLVVALSIPLVLAMTFTVMNYFDIGLHKISLGALVLALGLMVDDAIIAAEMMVIKMEQGFDRIKAASFAWTSTAFPMLTGTLITAAGFLPIATAASGVGEYTRAIFQVVTIALLVSWIAAVIFVPYLGYNLLPDMARLHAKKHGGNPDSQDPYATRFYQRVRGTVHWCVSHRWLVIGVTLGLFIGSILLFRLVPQQFFPPSARTELMVDITLAEGASLKATQAQAERLEERLRDHPGIDNFVAYVGTGSPRFYLPLDQQLPATRFTQFVIKAKSIPDREQLRHWLLEMLEQDFPDVRARISRLENGPPVGYPIQFRISGEHIDEVRRIAREVATKVRENPGVTNVHLNWEEPSKVVYLNIDQERARALSLSTSDVAGFLASQLTGTAVSQFREGDELIEIALRGTTRERDALQSLPSLAIPTGNGRSVALEQVATLEYGFEEGVIWRRNRLPTVTVRGDVHGADQPATLVQQIMPTLDPIRAELPSGYQFEVGGTVEDAGRGQQSIMDGIPLFVLVVMTLLMLQLRSISRSIMVFLTAPLGLIGVTVFLLAFREPFGFVAMLGTIALSGMIMRNSVILVDQIEQDIAAGHDRWHAIIDATVRRFRPIVLTALAAILAMIPLSRSVFFGPMAVAIMGGLAIATALTLLFLPALYAAWFRVRETEATELRGAPAQQTHP, encoded by the coding sequence CGTCAGATCGTTCTGTATTTCATGCTGGTGTTGTCGGTGGCCGGGGTCCTGTCCTATGGCGAGCTGGGCCAGAGTGAAGATCCGCCGTTCACCTTCAAGGCCATGGTGGTTCGTACCAACTGGCCGGGGGCAACCGCCGAGGAAGTCGCCCGTCAGGTATCCGACCGGATTGAGCAGAAGGCGATGGAAACCGGCGCCTACCAGCAGGTGGTGTCCTACTCCCGTCCTGGAGAATCAACCATCACTTTCGTCGCGCTGGACAGTCTGGATTCCAGGGAGATACCGGAACTCTGGTATCAGTTACGGAAAAAGATCGGCGATATCCAGCATACCCTTCCGCCGGACATCGTCGGCCCGTTCTTCAATGATGAGTTCGGCACCACCTTCGGCAATATCTATGCGCTGACCGGCGACGGCTTCGACTACGCGCTGTTGAAGGATTACGCCGAGCGTCTTCAACTTCAACTGCAGCGCATCACTGACGTCGGCAAGGTCGAGCTGATCGGCGTCCAGGAAGAGAAGGTCTGGATCGAGCTGTCCAACGTCAAGCTGGCAACGCTGGGCCTGCCGCTGGCCGCTGTACAGCAGGCATTGCAGGAACAGAATGCCCTGCGCGAGGCAGGCTTTTTCGAGACCGCCGATGAACGGGTGCGTCTGCGTGTGTCCGGGCAGTTCGAGACAGTCGAGCAGATTCGGCAATTCCCCATCCGCGTCGGCGACCGCACCTTCCGCATCGGCGACATAGCGGATGTGCGGCGGGGCTTCAATGACCCCATGGCACCGCGGATGCGTTTCATGGAACAGGATGCGCTGGGATTGGCGGTGTCGATGAAGGCCGGCGGCGATATTCTGGCTCTGGGCCAGACCCTGGAAACCGAGTTCGATCGGATGCGCCAGACATTGCCGGTCGGCCTGCAGTTGCACAAGGTATCCGATCAGCCGGAAGCGGTACGCGAAAGCGTTGGCGAGTTCGTCAAGGTACTGGCCGAGGCGGTGATCATCGTGCTGTTGGTGAGCTTCTTCTCCCTTGGCCTGCGCACCGGCCTGGTGGTGGCGCTATCGATTCCGCTGGTGCTGGCGATGACCTTCACGGTGATGAACTACTTCGATATCGGCCTGCACAAGATTTCCCTCGGCGCCCTGGTACTGGCGCTGGGGCTGATGGTGGACGATGCCATCATCGCGGCGGAGATGATGGTGATCAAGATGGAGCAGGGTTTCGACCGGATCAAGGCGGCCAGCTTCGCCTGGACCAGCACCGCCTTCCCGATGCTCACCGGCACGCTGATTACCGCCGCCGGGTTCCTGCCCATTGCCACCGCCGCCTCGGGCGTGGGCGAATACACCCGGGCGATTTTTCAGGTGGTGACCATAGCGCTGCTGGTCTCCTGGATCGCCGCCGTCATTTTCGTACCTTATCTGGGTTACAACCTGCTGCCCGACATGGCGAGGCTGCATGCCAAAAAACACGGCGGCAACCCGGACAGCCAGGACCCCTACGCCACTCGTTTCTACCAGCGGGTGCGCGGCACCGTGCATTGGTGCGTATCCCATCGCTGGCTGGTGATCGGCGTGACTCTGGGCTTGTTCATCGGCTCGATACTGCTGTTCCGGCTGGTCCCACAGCAGTTCTTCCCGCCGTCGGCGCGCACCGAACTGATGGTCGACATCACGCTGGCCGAGGGCGCCTCGCTCAAGGCCACACAGGCCCAGGCCGAGCGTCTGGAAGAACGACTGCGCGACCATCCGGGCATCGACAACTTTGTTGCTTACGTCGGCACCGGCTCGCCACGCTTCTATCTGCCGCTGGATCAACAGCTGCCGGCGACACGTTTTACCCAGTTCGTCATCAAGGCCAAATCTATCCCCGACCGCGAGCAATTGCGGCACTGGTTGCTGGAGATGCTGGAGCAGGATTTCCCTGATGTCCGGGCCCGCATTTCACGGCTGGAGAACGGACCACCGGTGGGTTATCCGATTCAGTTTCGCATCTCTGGCGAACACATCGATGAGGTGCGGCGTATCGCCCGCGAGGTCGCCACCAAGGTGCGTGAAAACCCGGGCGTGACCAACGTTCACCTCAACTGGGAAGAGCCCAGCAAGGTGGTCTACCTGAATATCGACCAGGAACGCGCCCGCGCGCTGAGCCTGAGCACCAGTGATGTGGCCGGCTTTCTGGCCAGTCAGCTGACCGGTACGGCCGTCAGCCAATTCCGCGAGGGCGATGAGCTGATCGAAATCGCACTGCGCGGCACCACCCGGGAGCGCGATGCATTGCAGAGCCTGCCGAGTCTGGCCATTCCCACCGGTAACGGACGCAGCGTGGCACTTGAGCAAGTTGCCACCCTGGAATACGGCTTCGAGGAAGGCGTAATCTGGCGCCGCAACCGACTGCCGACGGTGACCGTACGCGGAGATGTTCATGGCGCTGACCAGCCGGCCACCCTGGTACAACAGATAATGCCCACGCTCGACCCGATTCGCGCCGAGCTGCCCAGCGGATATCAGTTCGAAGTGGGCGGCACCGTAGAAGATGCCGGGCGCGGCCAGCAGTCGATCATGGATGGTATACCGCTGTTCGTGCTGGTGGTGATGACGCTGCTGATGCTGCAGCTGCGCAGCATCTCACGCTCGATCATGGTGTTTCTCACCGCCCCCTTGGGATTGATCGGCGTGACCGTCTTCCTGTTGGCCTTTCGCGAGCCCTTCGGCTTTGTCGCCATGCTCGGCACCATCGCGTTGTCCGGCATGATCATGCGCAACTCGGTGATCCTGGTGGACCAGATCGAACAGGATATTGCCGCCGGACATGACCGCTGGCATGCCATCATCGATGCCACGGTTCGCCGCTTCCGCCCTATCGTGTTGACCGCATTGGCGGCGATTCTGGCGATGATCCCGTTGTCACGCAGTGTATTCTTCGGGCCGATGGCGGTGGCCATCATGGGCGGACTGGCCATTGCCACGGCGTTGACGTTGCTCTTCCTGCCGGCGCTGTATGCCGCCTGGTTCCGCGTTCGCGAAACCGAAGCGACAGAACTCCGGGGGGCTCCAGCTCAACAAACGCATCCGTGA
- the norR gene encoding nitric oxide reductase transcriptional regulator NorR — MTATAMLATLLPLLDDLSRDLPQTEHYRRLLLALRGCLPCDALALLRLEGEQLVPVAVLGLSPDTLGRRFKVAEHPRLAALLASSGATRFAANCGLPDPYDGLVESTPGRLQVHDCLGCALYIDNRPWGLLTLDSLDPARFGHIDLPSLEAFTRLAAATVKACERMSSLTRQAEDERRLAETWRQAAHCVPSQELIGNSEAHQHLVKEIELVAGSHLAVLISGETGVGKELVAQAIHRQSARWNNPLISLNCAALPEALVESELFGHVRGAFSGATGARGGKFELADGGTLFLDEIGELPLSVQAKLLRVLQNGQLQRLGSDREQRVDVRIIAATNRDLAEEVRAGRFRADLYHRLSAYPLRVPALRERGRDVLLLAGYFLEQGRARLQLHSLGLTPDAREVLLAYDWPGNVRELEHLIGRAMLRTRTRGTPTMPLQLSAADLGLTTVLSPIGIAAQIPERDHSHDGLREAVDAYQRQLIETLLQRNNGNLSATARTLQIDRGNLHRLTRRLGLAVQSKPNYLPDIPG; from the coding sequence ATGACTGCTACTGCCATGCTTGCCACATTGCTGCCTCTGCTCGACGATCTCAGTCGCGATCTGCCGCAGACAGAACATTACCGGCGCCTGTTGTTGGCGCTGCGCGGATGCCTGCCCTGCGACGCCCTCGCTTTGCTGCGACTGGAGGGTGAGCAATTGGTACCGGTCGCGGTGCTGGGTCTCAGCCCGGATACACTGGGCCGCCGCTTCAAGGTGGCAGAACATCCACGGCTGGCGGCGCTGCTGGCCAGTTCCGGCGCCACCCGCTTCGCCGCGAACTGCGGTCTGCCCGACCCCTATGACGGCCTGGTCGAAAGCACGCCGGGTCGCCTGCAGGTACATGACTGTCTGGGCTGTGCCCTGTACATCGACAATCGCCCCTGGGGCCTGCTTACCCTGGACTCGCTGGACCCGGCCCGCTTCGGCCACATCGACCTGCCCAGTCTGGAAGCCTTCACGCGCCTGGCTGCGGCCACGGTCAAAGCCTGCGAGCGCATGAGCAGCCTGACGCGCCAGGCCGAAGATGAGCGTCGCCTGGCGGAAACCTGGCGCCAGGCGGCCCACTGCGTTCCATCCCAGGAGCTGATCGGCAACAGCGAAGCCCATCAACACCTGGTTAAGGAAATCGAACTGGTCGCCGGAAGCCACCTAGCGGTACTGATCAGCGGTGAGACTGGTGTCGGCAAGGAACTCGTTGCCCAGGCAATCCATCGGCAGTCGGCGCGTTGGAACAACCCCTTGATCAGCCTCAACTGTGCGGCATTGCCGGAAGCGCTGGTGGAAAGTGAACTGTTCGGCCATGTGCGCGGCGCCTTTTCCGGTGCTACAGGCGCCCGCGGCGGTAAATTCGAGCTGGCCGACGGCGGCACCCTGTTTCTTGATGAGATCGGCGAACTGCCGCTCAGCGTGCAGGCCAAGCTGTTGCGCGTGTTGCAGAACGGACAACTGCAGCGTCTGGGCTCGGATCGGGAACAGCGTGTGGATGTGCGGATCATCGCCGCCACCAACCGTGACCTGGCCGAGGAAGTACGCGCCGGCCGTTTCCGCGCCGATCTCTACCACCGCCTCAGCGCCTACCCTCTGCGCGTGCCTGCCCTGCGCGAACGCGGGCGCGATGTACTCCTGCTCGCCGGCTACTTTCTCGAACAGGGCCGCGCCCGCTTGCAGCTGCACAGTCTGGGCCTGACCCCGGACGCCCGCGAGGTGCTGCTGGCTTATGACTGGCCAGGCAACGTTCGCGAGCTCGAGCACCTGATCGGCCGCGCCATGCTCAGAACCCGCACCCGCGGAACACCCACAATGCCGTTGCAGTTGTCCGCAGCGGATCTGGGTCTGACCACCGTGTTATCGCCGATAGGCATCGCTGCGCAGATTCCGGAGCGGGACCACTCGCATGATGGGCTGCGGGAGGCGGTGGACGCCTATCAACGCCAACTCATCGAGACCCTGTTGCAGCGCAATAACGGCAACCTGTCTGCCACCGCACGGACATTGCAGATAGACCGCGGAAACCTGCACCGACTGACGCGCCGGCTAGGACTCGCGGTCCAGAGCAAACCCAACTACCTTCCTGACATACCCGGATGA
- a CDS encoding nitrous oxide reductase family maturation protein NosD, with the protein MFKPQAIRRRLAPFMILCGLSAIIHASPQPIDNLPLQAVADGWVLPAGDYSGQFSIDTTLTLRCEPGAVLQAEGKGNVLTISASDVTIEGCALRNWGRNLTEMDAAIFVKPTATDVVLRNNHLQGTGFGIWLDAARGAVVENNRVEGEPDTRSQDRGNGIHLINTNDSRIVDNHVINTRDGVYLGNSNNNLIHGNVMEDLRFGVHYMFSQNNKVTGNTTRRTRTGYALMQSRMLTVEDNRSEDDRNYGILMNFITYSTIRNNYVSNVQRGQTGDDSMIKGGEGKALFIYNSLFNTIQGNHFRGSNLGIHLTAGSEDNKISDNAFVGNEQQVKYVATRTQEWSVEGRGNYWSDYLGWDRNDDGLGDMPYEPNDNVDRLLWMYPQVRLLMNSPAIELLRWVQRAFPVIKMQGVQDSHPLMHLPTEHLTQRTQETH; encoded by the coding sequence TTGTTCAAGCCTCAGGCCATACGCCGGCGCCTTGCGCCTTTCATGATACTGTGCGGCCTATCAGCCATTATTCACGCATCCCCCCAACCCATCGACAATCTGCCGCTTCAGGCAGTCGCTGACGGCTGGGTTCTGCCCGCCGGAGACTATTCCGGCCAGTTCAGTATTGATACAACTCTCACCCTGCGTTGCGAACCCGGTGCCGTACTCCAGGCCGAAGGCAAGGGCAACGTTCTGACCATCAGCGCCAGCGATGTCACCATCGAAGGGTGCGCTCTGCGCAATTGGGGACGCAACCTTACCGAAATGGACGCGGCGATCTTCGTCAAGCCAACCGCCACGGATGTCGTGCTGCGTAACAATCATCTTCAGGGTACCGGCTTTGGTATCTGGCTGGATGCCGCCCGCGGTGCCGTCGTGGAAAACAACCGCGTCGAAGGCGAGCCGGATACACGCTCCCAGGATCGCGGTAATGGTATTCATCTGATCAACACCAATGACAGCAGAATCGTCGACAATCATGTGATCAATACCCGTGACGGCGTGTATCTCGGCAACTCCAACAACAACCTCATCCACGGCAATGTGATGGAAGACCTGCGCTTTGGTGTGCATTACATGTTTTCCCAGAACAACAAGGTGACCGGCAATACCACCCGCCGCACCCGCACCGGCTACGCGCTGATGCAGAGCCGCATGTTGACGGTCGAGGACAACCGTTCCGAGGATGACCGCAACTACGGCATATTGATGAACTTCATCACCTACTCCACGATCCGCAACAACTACGTGTCCAATGTACAGCGCGGGCAAACCGGTGATGACAGCATGATCAAAGGGGGTGAAGGCAAGGCCCTGTTCATCTACAACTCGCTGTTCAACACCATCCAGGGCAACCACTTCCGAGGCAGTAACCTAGGTATTCATCTGACCGCCGGTTCCGAGGACAACAAGATCAGCGACAACGCCTTTGTCGGCAACGAACAGCAGGTCAAGTACGTCGCCACCCGCACCCAGGAATGGTCTGTCGAGGGTCGCGGCAATTACTGGAGTGATTACCTGGGCTGGGACCGCAACGACGATGGCCTGGGTGATATGCCCTACGAGCCCAACGACAACGTCGATCGCCTGCTGTGGATGTATCCGCAGGTACGCTTGCTGATGAACAGTCCGGCCATTGAACTGCTGCGCTGGGTACAGCGCGCTTTCCCGGTAATCAAGATGCAGGGCGTGCAGGACAGTCATCCACTGATGCATCTGCCCACCGAGCACCTGACTCAACGTACACAGGAAACCCATTGA
- the nosR gene encoding transcriptional regulator NosR, which yields MKLSMVASVISKLMLAVVLLFSTLSLTPAFAADQSLFQQRIEQFSPSATVISEPEGEYGVRTLTDGVGTIHGYAFESINVFNIPAYSGKPINMGVLLDSAGVIQDAYVLEHHEPILLIGIPEQKLHDFTARYAGVKADQRVVVGRSKDPNAITVDAVSGATVTVMVVNEIVMRAAHEVAASLGLVKGNIATRGKPATALEDAYQPASWAQLTGDGSIRRLQLTNADIDRAFQGTEAEGVDQAPAERSGETFIDLYTTWLNAPTIGRNLLGDNQYRFLMEDLEPGEHAIAVLGRGEYSFKGSGYVRGGIFDRVQVRQFGNIISFRDLDHIRLNDVFAEGIPEFREMAIFIVREENLFDPGTPWTLELLVRRQTGPVDSIFVSFELPYETPEQYIERPVPTPEELRAIEEANRPVWVNIWYQKSFQVGVILTALLLLTIILFFQDNFARHPNFLRWLRHGYLTFTVVFIGWYALGQLSIVNVLTFVHALVTDFRWELFLSDPIIFIIWTFTAASILLWGRGVFCGWLCPFGALQELINEIARKLKIPQYELPFAVHERLWAIKYIVLLVLFGISLESMMLAEKAAEIEPFKTAITLKFDRQWWFVLYAVILLVVNIFTRKVFCRYICPLGAALSVTSRVRLFDWLKRRKECGNPCQLCAKECEIQAIHPDGHINHNECHYCLDCQMTYHNENKCPPLILKNKRKSRSKKTPDDQLIPVVQVVEP from the coding sequence ATGAAGCTGTCGATGGTTGCTTCGGTCATAAGCAAGTTGATGCTGGCCGTTGTGCTGTTGTTCTCCACCCTGTCACTCACACCGGCGTTCGCCGCAGATCAATCACTCTTCCAACAGCGCATCGAACAGTTTTCCCCCAGTGCGACGGTGATCTCAGAACCGGAAGGCGAATACGGAGTTCGCACGCTCACCGATGGCGTCGGCACGATTCACGGTTACGCCTTCGAAAGCATCAATGTATTCAATATCCCCGCCTACTCCGGTAAACCGATCAATATGGGCGTGCTGCTGGATAGCGCAGGTGTGATTCAGGACGCCTATGTACTGGAGCATCACGAACCTATTCTGCTGATCGGTATTCCCGAGCAGAAGCTGCATGATTTTACCGCCCGCTACGCCGGGGTGAAGGCCGACCAACGCGTTGTAGTCGGCCGCTCGAAGGATCCAAACGCCATCACCGTGGATGCCGTCTCCGGCGCTACGGTAACGGTCATGGTCGTCAACGAAATTGTCATGCGTGCAGCCCACGAGGTGGCCGCTTCATTGGGTCTGGTCAAGGGTAACATCGCTACTCGCGGCAAACCGGCAACGGCCCTTGAAGATGCCTATCAGCCCGCCAGCTGGGCCCAGCTCACCGGTGATGGGTCGATTCGCCGGCTGCAGCTGACCAATGCCGATATCGATCGTGCATTCCAGGGCACCGAAGCAGAAGGCGTCGACCAGGCGCCAGCCGAGCGCAGCGGCGAAACCTTCATTGACCTGTACACCACCTGGCTCAACGCGCCCACCATCGGCCGCAACCTGCTGGGCGACAATCAGTACCGCTTCCTGATGGAAGACCTTGAGCCAGGTGAGCATGCGATTGCCGTGCTGGGCCGTGGTGAATACTCATTCAAGGGCTCGGGCTATGTGCGTGGCGGCATTTTCGACCGGGTGCAGGTACGCCAGTTCGGCAACATCATCAGCTTCCGCGACTTGGACCACATCCGCCTGAATGATGTATTTGCCGAGGGCATACCGGAGTTCCGGGAAATGGCCATCTTCATCGTTCGTGAGGAAAATCTGTTCGACCCCGGTACCCCGTGGACGCTGGAGCTGCTGGTGCGCCGCCAGACCGGCCCGGTGGACAGTATCTTCGTGAGCTTCGAGCTGCCCTATGAGACGCCCGAGCAGTATATCGAGCGTCCGGTGCCCACGCCCGAGGAGCTGCGCGCCATCGAGGAGGCCAACCGTCCGGTGTGGGTCAACATCTGGTACCAGAAGAGTTTCCAGGTCGGTGTGATCCTCACTGCGCTGCTGCTGTTGACCATCATCCTGTTCTTCCAGGACAACTTCGCCCGGCATCCGAACTTCCTGCGCTGGTTGCGTCATGGCTATTTGACCTTCACCGTCGTGTTCATCGGTTGGTATGCGCTGGGGCAACTCTCAATCGTCAACGTACTGACCTTCGTGCATGCATTGGTGACCGATTTCCGCTGGGAACTGTTCCTCAGCGATCCGATCATCTTCATCATCTGGACCTTCACCGCCGCCAGTATCCTGCTGTGGGGCCGCGGCGTGTTCTGCGGCTGGCTCTGCCCCTTCGGCGCACTGCAGGAGTTGATTAACGAAATCGCCCGCAAGCTGAAGATCCCCCAGTATGAACTGCCGTTCGCGGTGCACGAACGCCTGTGGGCGATCAAGTACATCGTCCTGCTGGTGCTGTTCGGCATCTCGCTGGAGTCGATGATGTTGGCCGAGAAAGCCGCTGAGATTGAGCCGTTCAAGACCGCCATCACGCTGAAATTCGATCGGCAGTGGTGGTTCGTGCTGTATGCGGTGATTCTGCTGGTGGTCAACATCTTCACCCGCAAGGTGTTTTGCCGCTACATATGCCCGCTGGGCGCAGCGCTGTCGGTAACCAGCCGGGTACGCCTGTTCGACTGGCTGAAACGGCGCAAGGAATGCGGCAATCCCTGTCAGCTGTGCGCCAAGGAGTGCGAGATTCAGGCTATTCATCCGGATGGACATATCAACCACAACGAATGCCATTACTGCCTGGATTGCCAGATGACCTATCACAACGAGAACAAGTGTCCTCCGCTGATACTGAAGAACAAGCGCAAGTCGCGCAGCAAGAAAACGCCGGATGATCAACTGATCCCGGTAGTACAAGTAGTGGAACCCTGA
- a CDS encoding phytanoyl-CoA dioxygenase family protein, which yields MTATFKEIDTQTRNQLVADIRKQGFACIHDYLDTKQLNRLRAELSAQAVQHQGNYFAYHGGPTVERSLLGLMAESDQFRSLLDSVHRLSCAKPAHDTVIRQVLRCVQGYTGRRESNAFHYDASLVTALVPIEIPEDTEQCGHLLMFPNLRPVRSSAIFNVVEKTLLQNRLSRRLLVTAITRGWVQPLRLILQPGNLYLFWGYRSLHANEPCSPTHRRATALFHYGAPHAGSLLTRLTLKVTEQRARRRSRPPLENL from the coding sequence TTGACTGCAACGTTCAAGGAAATCGATACACAAACCCGCAATCAACTGGTTGCGGATATCAGGAAACAAGGCTTCGCCTGCATTCACGATTATCTCGACACGAAACAGCTCAATCGCCTGCGTGCAGAATTGTCAGCACAGGCGGTCCAGCACCAGGGTAACTATTTTGCCTACCACGGCGGCCCTACCGTCGAACGCAGCCTGCTCGGCCTGATGGCTGAGTCAGATCAATTTCGCTCATTGCTCGACTCGGTGCATCGTCTGAGCTGCGCCAAACCGGCCCATGACACCGTGATCAGGCAGGTATTGCGTTGCGTGCAGGGTTATACCGGCAGGCGCGAATCGAACGCCTTCCACTACGATGCTTCCCTGGTCACCGCGCTGGTGCCCATCGAAATCCCCGAGGACACCGAACAATGCGGGCATCTGTTGATGTTTCCCAATTTGAGGCCGGTACGCTCCAGCGCGATATTCAATGTAGTGGAGAAAACCCTGCTGCAGAATCGTCTGAGCCGCAGGCTGCTGGTGACCGCCATAACGCGCGGCTGGGTCCAACCATTGCGATTGATATTACAACCGGGCAATCTCTACCTGTTCTGGGGCTATCGGTCGTTGCATGCCAATGAGCCTTGCAGCCCCACACACAGGCGTGCAACCGCGTTGTTTCATTATGGCGCCCCCCACGCCGGCAGCCTGCTGACCCGGCTGACCCTGAAAGTGACCGAGCAGCGGGCCCGCCGCCGAAGCCGCCCGCCGCTGGAAAACCTCTGA